A single window of Pseudomonadota bacterium DNA harbors:
- a CDS encoding AMP-binding protein yields the protein MNLAVNLERSAFFFPDRPAVSEDGLEISYARLNEQANRVASALLQMGIKSGDHLGLCAPNSSDWLVFYFGALKAGAVVITLSSLLSQDEFCLLVNHAKLKFLFTSESRLGSLVGLRGNEGVQKVICPNGDMTLQQVLDQGVSSFKAVDCNRTDTAAILYTGGTTGIPKGVMLTHENINVSAHNVAFSERSTEKDRALCFLPLNHVFGQAHIMNATIMSAGCLELLPGFDMERVIGLIEAGLVTKLFSVPTVYARLLTLERLEEMMHNVRYCFSAAASLPIEIVRQWKERTGLNICEGYGLTESASAVTYNHYYRHVVGSIGGTVPGVEVQIRDTSGNRLEQGEQGEICILGHNIMKGYFENPEATDEAFWDDGWFRSGDIGYFDNEDYLYIVDRLKDLIITGGENVYPREVEEIIYTRPEIEECAVVGLPDKEWGERVAAFILPKQGQVISSETLKSYLKSRLSSFKVPKEYITVSEMPKSPAGKILKRELKKRFIDVGSFLVNNGKTE from the coding sequence ATGAATTTGGCTGTTAATCTGGAAAGGTCGGCATTTTTCTTTCCTGATCGTCCTGCTGTCTCAGAAGACGGTTTGGAGATCAGCTATGCCCGGCTTAATGAACAGGCCAACCGCGTTGCCTCGGCACTTCTTCAGATGGGGATAAAGTCTGGAGATCACCTGGGCTTATGCGCTCCCAACTCATCGGATTGGCTCGTTTTCTACTTTGGTGCGCTGAAAGCCGGCGCTGTTGTGATAACCCTTTCCAGCCTTCTTTCCCAGGATGAATTTTGCTTACTGGTTAATCATGCAAAATTGAAATTTCTTTTCACCTCAGAATCAAGGCTCGGCAGCCTTGTGGGCCTCAGGGGGAATGAAGGGGTTCAAAAGGTTATATGCCCGAACGGCGACATGACCTTGCAGCAGGTCCTTGATCAAGGGGTATCATCCTTCAAGGCAGTGGACTGCAATCGTACTGACACGGCGGCAATCCTTTACACTGGAGGGACCACCGGCATACCGAAAGGGGTTATGCTAACCCATGAGAATATCAACGTATCAGCTCATAATGTAGCTTTTAGCGAAAGATCCACGGAAAAAGACCGTGCTCTCTGTTTTCTTCCCTTAAACCATGTTTTTGGCCAGGCACATATTATGAACGCCACGATCATGAGCGCCGGGTGCCTTGAGCTACTTCCGGGTTTTGATATGGAACGGGTTATTGGGCTTATAGAGGCAGGTCTCGTTACAAAACTTTTTTCCGTACCAACTGTTTATGCACGCCTCCTGACACTCGAACGACTCGAAGAAATGATGCACAATGTACGTTATTGTTTTTCCGCAGCAGCCAGTCTGCCAATAGAGATTGTGCGTCAATGGAAGGAACGCACCGGCCTTAACATCTGTGAAGGTTACGGCCTTACTGAATCCGCCTCTGCTGTTACTTATAATCACTATTACCGGCATGTTGTCGGATCCATAGGAGGGACGGTTCCCGGCGTAGAAGTCCAGATAAGGGATACATCGGGAAACAGACTGGAGCAAGGCGAGCAAGGCGAGATATGCATTCTGGGCCACAATATCATGAAGGGTTATTTCGAGAATCCAGAAGCAACTGACGAAGCCTTTTGGGATGATGGCTGGTTCAGGTCCGGCGACATTGGTTATTTTGATAATGAAGACTATCTTTACATCGTTGACAGACTTAAAGACCTCATTATTACCGGCGGTGAAAACGTCTATCCCCGCGAGGTTGAAGAGATTATTTATACCAGACCGGAAATCGAGGAGTGTGCGGTTGTGGGTCTCCCTGATAAGGAGTGGGGCGAGCGGGTTGCGGCATTTATCTTGCCAAAGCAAGGGCAGGTAATTAGTTCGGAAACATTGAAATCTTACTTAAAATCCCGCCTTTCTTCATTTAAGGTTCCCAAAGAGTATATAACTGTGAGTGAAATGCCTAAAAGCCCTGCCGGTAAGATTCTCAAACGCGAATTGAAAAAGAGATTTATAGACGTGGGTAGTTTTCTTGTAAATAACGGCAAGACGGAGTAA
- a CDS encoding FadR/GntR family transcriptional regulator produces MPTFKPIKQSRVSEEVTEQMKRSILVGYFKSGDKLPSERELAEQFKVSRVAVREALRVLENTGFLTTRQGVTGGAFVTDLTFEHLSNAFIDLFRAEKISIPELVQVRLLVEPEIARLAALNIGQDHALRLKEALKAEGLPVRNLTEDIDTKTTVHYILSEMCGNRFFEALERSLMALTRRVIQVVNPGEPFMHPAGMHHPVVEAILSGNADLAAIEMKKHTIEFGENLIKMERTYRDRRTRL; encoded by the coding sequence ATGCCGACGTTTAAGCCAATCAAGCAGTCACGGGTATCCGAGGAAGTTACTGAGCAGATGAAGCGTTCAATCCTTGTTGGCTATTTCAAGTCCGGGGATAAACTGCCATCTGAACGTGAGTTGGCGGAACAGTTCAAGGTAAGCCGTGTTGCCGTTCGGGAAGCCTTGCGAGTGCTTGAGAATACAGGGTTCCTGACTACCCGTCAGGGGGTTACAGGAGGTGCTTTTGTCACGGACTTAACTTTTGAGCATCTCAGTAATGCTTTCATCGACCTTTTTAGGGCTGAAAAGATATCTATACCGGAACTGGTTCAGGTAAGACTTCTCGTGGAGCCTGAAATAGCCCGGCTGGCGGCTTTAAACATAGGTCAAGATCATGCATTACGCCTCAAGGAGGCACTCAAAGCTGAAGGATTACCGGTTCGCAACCTGACCGAAGACATAGATACAAAGACCACCGTTCACTATATCCTGTCCGAAATGTGTGGGAACCGCTTTTTTGAAGCTCTGGAGCGGTCTCTGATGGCGCTGACCAGGCGGGTGATTCAAGTAGTGAATCCTGGAGAACCATTCATGCACCCGGCGGGAATGCACCACCCTGTTGTGGAGGCAATTTTATCCGGGAATGCTGATCTGGCTGCCATAGAGATGAAAAAGCACACTATCGAATTTGGTGAAAACCTTATCAAGATGGAACGGACTTACCGGGACAGGAGAACACGGCTTTAG
- a CDS encoding CDP-alcohol phosphatidyltransferase family protein — MNLPNLLSIFRLFVTVFFIIAINYGRHDIALLLFIVQALSDVLDGFLARIMKAKTYLGAFLDPMADKVMIVSSYIVLSIHSIIPFWVTSVVLIRDLIISTGFLILYKLSYKGKPTPIILSKITTLSQMCTVIYILWPGDRIYSKHFFYATAVLSVISGFQYVAGGIQIYLKKER, encoded by the coding sequence ATGAACCTGCCTAATCTGCTATCAATATTCCGCCTTTTTGTTACGGTCTTTTTCATCATTGCAATCAATTACGGTAGGCATGACATTGCGCTTTTACTGTTTATAGTACAGGCATTAAGCGATGTGCTTGATGGATTTCTTGCACGGATCATGAAGGCAAAAACGTATCTTGGCGCCTTTCTCGACCCAATGGCTGATAAGGTGATGATTGTATCCTCCTATATTGTGCTTTCCATTCACAGTATTATACCGTTTTGGGTGACATCCGTTGTACTTATCAGGGATTTAATCATTTCTACAGGTTTTCTCATTCTTTATAAGCTTTCATATAAGGGAAAGCCCACCCCGATTATTTTAAGTAAGATTACAACCTTATCTCAGATGTGTACCGTTATTTATATTCTATGGCCAGGCGACAGAATATATTCGAAACATTTTTTCTATGCAACGGCAGTTCTTTCAGTGATCTCCGGTTTTCAGTATGTTGCCGGTGGAATACAAATTTACCTCAAAAAAGAGCGCTAA
- the dnaB gene encoding replicative DNA helicase codes for MVRTSKDIQEKKSRSIGRIPPQNLEAEESLLGGILIDPDAINKVIDMVSAEDFYKDVHGRIYDIMIGLYEKNEPIDIITVSSAARDKGAIDKIGGVTYLNTLVDHMPSAANIVQYAKMVREKGLLRNLMNAATEIIEKGYESDAIEDYIDNAEKMIFQVSEKKFRPSFFSVKDIVMDSVKTIERLYEKKQSVTGVPTGFSELDRLTSGLQPSDLIVVAGRPSMGKTAFAMNIAQHVAMLKELAIPVGIFSMEMSKEQLVTRLLSSESEVEHSKLRTGTLSSAEWPKLAYAAGKLSEALFFIDDSPSMSVLELRARARRLKKEHGLGLLIVDYLQLMRGGRTSVERREQEISEISRFLKSLAKELYIPVVAISQLNRMVEQREDKRPRLSDLRESGAIEQDADVIIFIYRDEVYNKDKENNKGIAEIIIGKQRNGPTDTIELAFLDKFATFKNLYRE; via the coding sequence ATGGTAAGGACTTCAAAAGATATCCAAGAAAAAAAATCCCGCTCTATAGGTCGTATCCCACCCCAAAATTTGGAGGCAGAAGAGTCTCTTCTCGGTGGCATCCTTATAGACCCTGATGCTATAAACAAAGTAATAGATATGGTCAGCGCCGAGGATTTCTATAAAGATGTCCATGGCAGAATATATGATATCATGATCGGCCTGTATGAAAAAAACGAGCCGATAGACATTATTACAGTCAGCAGTGCCGCCAGGGATAAAGGGGCTATAGATAAAATAGGGGGCGTGACATACCTGAACACGCTGGTGGATCACATGCCCAGTGCGGCAAATATTGTGCAATATGCAAAAATGGTTAGAGAAAAAGGCCTTTTAAGAAACCTCATGAACGCTGCTACGGAGATTATTGAAAAAGGGTACGAATCGGATGCGATAGAGGACTACATAGATAATGCGGAAAAGATGATCTTTCAGGTTTCCGAAAAGAAATTCAGACCTTCTTTTTTCTCTGTTAAAGATATTGTCATGGATAGCGTAAAAACTATTGAGAGGCTGTATGAGAAAAAACAGTCGGTAACCGGTGTGCCTACAGGTTTTTCCGAACTTGACAGACTTACGAGCGGCCTACAACCTTCCGACTTGATTGTTGTTGCGGGCAGGCCAAGCATGGGAAAGACAGCCTTTGCTATGAATATTGCCCAACACGTTGCCATGTTAAAGGAATTGGCTATACCTGTCGGTATTTTTTCGATGGAGATGTCAAAGGAACAGCTTGTTACAAGGCTTTTAAGCTCAGAATCGGAAGTGGAACATTCTAAGTTGAGAACAGGCACATTGTCGAGCGCAGAATGGCCGAAACTTGCCTATGCAGCAGGAAAGCTCTCCGAGGCGCTTTTTTTTATCGATGACTCTCCATCTATGAGTGTTCTTGAACTCCGGGCTCGTGCCAGAAGATTAAAAAAAGAGCATGGACTTGGACTGCTTATAGTCGATTATTTACAGTTGATGAGGGGCGGACGGACCTCCGTTGAGCGGAGAGAACAGGAAATATCTGAAATATCAAGGTTTTTAAAATCCCTTGCAAAGGAATTGTACATACCTGTAGTTGCCATATCCCAACTTAACAGGATGGTTGAACAAAGAGAGGATAAAAGGCCAAGATTGTCCGATCTCCGGGAATCAGGCGCGATAGAACAGGATGCAGATGTAATTATATTTATATACAGAGATGAAGTTTATAATAAAGACAAGGAGAATAATAAGGGTATTGCAGAGATAATCATTGGAAAACAGAGGAATGGCCCGACAGATACTATTGAGCTTGCCTTCCTGGACAAATTTGCAACCTTTAAAAATCTTTACAGAGAATGA
- a CDS encoding AMP-binding protein translates to MNLAVNLERSAFFFPHRLAIRQVDLKVTYAQLNDQSNRIAKGLIKMGIKPGEPVGLCAPNSADWIAFYFGVLKTGATAVTLSSLLTGAELTNLVNHGKPRIIFTSNAKLQELEQLKDSSGLEKLICDGGDLNIHRLMEMGSGSFNTLDRDRLDTAAILYTGGTTGIPKGVMLTHEGINFSSYSIAYYERSTEKDIALCFLPFNHVFGQIHIMNSTIMSSGCLELLPTFDMERVLEVLETGEITKFFAVPTVYIRLLGLPDLKKTLGPLRYCFSAAASMAMEIVKQWKERTGITIAESYGMTEAMPITFNHYYPEKHVVGSVGQPVHGVEVQIRDKSGNLLEQGQEGEICVRGPNVMKAYLDNPEGTSAAFWEGGWVRSGDIGIFDPNGYLSIVDRLKDLIITGGENVYPREVEEVLYTSPEVEECAVIGLPDNEWGERVVAFIVPKSGKTISNDALKAFLKARLSSFKVPKEYIITDELPKSPAGKILKREIKKKFIKG, encoded by the coding sequence ATGAATCTGGCTGTTAATCTGGAGAGGTCGGCCTTTTTCTTTCCTCATCGTTTGGCTATCCGCCAAGTTGACTTAAAAGTTACATATGCTCAATTGAATGACCAATCAAACCGGATAGCAAAGGGCCTCATTAAAATGGGAATTAAGCCGGGAGAACCTGTCGGTCTCTGCGCTCCAAACTCGGCTGATTGGATTGCCTTTTACTTTGGTGTCCTCAAGACAGGGGCAACAGCCGTAACGCTTTCCAGTTTACTTACCGGGGCTGAACTGACAAATCTCGTAAACCACGGAAAGCCGCGCATTATTTTCACCTCCAATGCCAAGCTGCAGGAACTGGAGCAGTTGAAAGACTCCAGCGGGCTTGAAAAATTGATCTGCGATGGGGGCGATCTAAATATCCATCGTCTCATGGAAATGGGATCAGGATCATTTAATACACTTGACAGAGACCGTCTTGATACCGCTGCTATCCTTTACACCGGCGGTACAACAGGTATACCGAAGGGGGTCATGCTTACCCATGAAGGCATTAATTTTTCCAGTTACAGTATAGCCTACTATGAACGGTCCACTGAAAAAGATATTGCTCTATGCTTTCTGCCCTTTAATCATGTCTTCGGACAAATACACATCATGAACTCAACGATCATGAGTTCGGGCTGTCTTGAGCTTTTGCCCACCTTTGATATGGAGAGGGTCTTGGAAGTATTGGAAACAGGTGAAATAACAAAGTTTTTTGCTGTACCCACGGTTTATATCCGCCTCTTGGGACTTCCCGACTTAAAAAAAACATTGGGGCCGCTACGCTATTGTTTTTCGGCAGCAGCCTCCATGGCAATGGAAATAGTCAAACAATGGAAAGAACGCACCGGGATCACTATCGCAGAATCGTATGGGATGACAGAAGCTATGCCCATCACCTTTAACCATTATTATCCCGAAAAACATGTTGTCGGGTCTGTGGGACAACCGGTCCATGGAGTGGAAGTCCAGATCCGGGATAAATCGGGGAACTTGCTTGAACAAGGACAGGAAGGCGAAATCTGCGTCCGGGGACCTAACGTCATGAAGGCATACCTGGATAATCCCGAAGGAACCAGCGCCGCATTCTGGGAAGGCGGATGGGTCCGCTCCGGAGACATTGGTATTTTTGATCCCAACGGCTACCTCTCCATTGTTGACCGGCTCAAGGATCTGATTATTACCGGCGGCGAAAACGTCTATCCCCGCGAGGTAGAAGAGGTGCTTTATACGTCCCCTGAGGTTGAAGAATGTGCCGTCATCGGACTGCCCGATAATGAATGGGGTGAACGTGTTGTTGCATTTATAGTTCCAAAATCAGGAAAAACTATTTCAAATGATGCATTGAAGGCTTTTCTTAAGGCTCGTCTGTCGTCTTTCAAGGTCCCCAAAGAGTACATCATTACAGACGAACTACCGAAAAGCCCTGCCGGCAAAATATTAAAGCGTGAAATAAAAAAGAAGTTTATCAAAGGTTAA
- the queA gene encoding tRNA preQ1(34) S-adenosylmethionine ribosyltransferase-isomerase QueA → MDSGLFDYMLPKEMIAQHPARERSSSHLLVFNKDEGTIEHCSFRDIARYLRKGDVLVLNDSRVFPARLKAIKDSGSNIDILLVERIGEKQWHCLANGIKKGATELIVSIGNIKAKLTQHTDFWMIEFLCLGDDYGIIQQYGQMPLPPYIKRKEKDSIDFERYQTIYADAEGSIAAPTAGFHFTKELLESIENIGVNVVKITLHIGIGTFFLIKKQCIEEHKMHREYYQIAGDVKEYIKCAKNEGRRIIACGTSVVRTLETAYAANGSTPLNAYTDLFIYPGYKFKMVDALITNFHLPKSTPLLLASAFAGRDGLLKCYSEAIELDYRFYSYGDSMFII, encoded by the coding sequence ATGGATTCCGGATTATTCGATTATATGTTACCAAAGGAGATGATTGCACAGCACCCTGCCAGGGAAAGATCATCTTCACATCTCCTCGTCTTTAACAAGGATGAGGGAACAATAGAGCACTGTTCATTCCGGGATATTGCCCGGTATCTCCGTAAAGGGGATGTTCTTGTATTAAACGACAGCAGGGTATTCCCGGCGAGACTCAAGGCAATAAAAGATAGCGGCAGTAACATAGATATCCTTCTTGTAGAGAGAATTGGAGAAAAACAATGGCATTGTCTTGCCAATGGGATAAAAAAGGGGGCGACAGAATTAATTGTTTCTATCGGTAATATTAAAGCAAAACTGACACAACATACTGATTTCTGGATGATTGAATTTTTATGTCTTGGTGACGACTACGGTATCATACAACAGTACGGGCAGATGCCGCTCCCACCCTATATAAAAAGAAAAGAAAAAGATAGCATTGATTTCGAGAGGTATCAAACAATTTATGCTGATGCAGAAGGTTCCATTGCAGCACCGACTGCAGGTTTTCATTTTACAAAGGAATTGCTCGAAAGCATTGAAAATATCGGTGTAAATGTAGTAAAAATTACCCTTCATATCGGTATCGGAACGTTTTTTTTGATAAAAAAACAATGTATAGAAGAACACAAAATGCACAGAGAGTATTATCAAATTGCCGGGGATGTAAAAGAATATATTAAGTGTGCAAAAAATGAAGGGAGAAGGATTATAGCTTGTGGCACAAGTGTAGTGAGAACACTGGAGACAGCATATGCTGCAAACGGGAGTACTCCGCTGAACGCTTATACGGATCTTTTTATATATCCGGGATACAAATTCAAAATGGTGGATGCTCTGATAACAAATTTCCATCTGCCAAAATCAACACCGCTTTTACTTGCTTCCGCTTTCGCCGGAAGAGATGGTCTTTTGAAGTGTTATTCGGAGGCAATAGAGCTTGATTATAGATTTTACAGTTATGGAGATTCGATGTTCATCATATGA
- the rpsR gene encoding 30S ribosomal protein S18 has protein sequence MPRPAARPARGPDGGKKRVYMRKRVCKFCQDPNLPIDYKNPKLLKYFISERGKVMPRRMTGTCANHQRKLKEAINMARHIAFLPFTTLAK, from the coding sequence ATGCCAAGACCAGCAGCAAGACCAGCAAGAGGACCGGACGGGGGAAAAAAAAGGGTTTACATGCGGAAAAGAGTTTGCAAATTCTGCCAGGACCCTAATTTGCCAATCGATTACAAGAATCCAAAGCTTTTAAAATATTTTATTTCGGAACGTGGGAAGGTGATGCCACGGAGAATGACGGGAACCTGCGCCAATCATCAGAGGAAATTGAAAGAGGCAATAAATATGGCAAGACATATTGCCTTCCTCCCTTTTACAACACTTGCAAAATGA
- the rpsF gene encoding 30S ribosomal protein S6 — translation MGRYENIVVISPDCTKEEEEELLKRIRANLEKFGSTILRMDDWAVRKLAYPIKKKEKGHYFFLLLDADEANMANINKFYKTLDTVLRHMLVRVDDNEKGLEKAPDHVVFDELEGEFS, via the coding sequence GTGGGAAGGTATGAAAATATTGTTGTGATAAGCCCGGATTGCACAAAGGAAGAGGAAGAAGAATTACTCAAAAGAATACGGGCTAATCTGGAAAAATTCGGCAGCACAATACTTAGGATGGATGACTGGGCCGTAAGGAAACTCGCCTATCCGATCAAGAAGAAAGAAAAAGGCCATTATTTCTTTTTGCTCCTTGATGCAGATGAAGCAAATATGGCAAATATCAACAAGTTCTATAAGACGCTTGATACCGTTTTGAGACACATGCTGGTGCGGGTTGACGACAACGAGAAGGGACTGGAAAAAGCGCCGGATCATGTTGTCTTTGACGAACTGGAAGGAGAATTTTCTTAA
- a CDS encoding HDOD domain-containing protein produces the protein MENYAMRGNLLSRAADLKVIPTLSTIIDKVFAVLSNKNSSFSDLSDVIKYDQAISSKVISIANSAYYSRGIEIYSLQRAMINIGYEEVKGIITCLLFMESILKQLKLKEEDLLVLWKHSMYVACASKILSEKTFVEDPMKVYTIALLHDIGKIVFYMSADNYSEIVKEAGAQEKSITQMEKERFGIDHQETGYAISLKWKFPLEFSHVIRYHHENSNETQYESLLNLIRVADRFSVSPNSVSGTEGYILMKEKDTIAKELKNIMDTLCMA, from the coding sequence ATGGAAAACTATGCTATGAGAGGCAACCTTCTAAGCAGGGCAGCAGATTTGAAGGTTATCCCTACATTAAGCACGATTATCGATAAAGTCTTTGCCGTTCTTAGCAATAAAAATTCGTCTTTTTCAGATTTAAGTGACGTTATAAAGTACGATCAGGCTATCTCTTCAAAGGTTATCAGCATTGCCAATTCGGCATATTACAGCAGGGGAATAGAGATATACAGTCTCCAGCGTGCAATGATAAACATTGGATATGAGGAAGTAAAGGGGATTATCACATGCCTTTTGTTTATGGAAAGTATATTGAAACAACTGAAACTCAAGGAAGAAGATTTGCTCGTTCTATGGAAACACTCCATGTATGTTGCCTGTGCATCAAAAATACTTTCAGAAAAAACATTTGTTGAAGACCCGATGAAAGTCTACACAATAGCGCTGCTCCATGATATAGGAAAGATTGTTTTTTATATGAGTGCCGATAATTACAGTGAAATTGTAAAAGAAGCCGGTGCTCAAGAAAAATCCATTACCCAGATGGAAAAAGAACGCTTCGGGATAGACCATCAGGAAACCGGCTATGCCATATCGTTAAAATGGAAATTCCCTCTTGAATTTTCACATGTTATTCGGTATCATCATGAAAATTCAAACGAGACTCAGTATGAATCCTTGCTAAATTTGATAAGGGTTGCAGATAGATTTTCCGTATCGCCGAATAGTGTTTCCGGTACAGAGGGCTACATTCTCATGAAGGAAAAGGATACTATAGCAAAAGAACTGAAAAATATTATGGATACTTTATGTATGGCATAA
- the rplI gene encoding 50S ribosomal protein L9: MKVILTEDLRGTGKKGETVDVKEGYGRNYLIPEGLALPATESNQKRFENIIKNLQDKKGRVLKAAADIKEKLEEISLVIKKKAGVDGKLFGSVTHKDVADAIKETLDVEINRKSVRINEPIKSTGVHTLEIHLEQNITATVKVEVEKKD, encoded by the coding sequence ATGAAGGTTATTCTTACGGAAGATTTACGTGGCACAGGTAAAAAAGGTGAAACTGTAGACGTTAAGGAAGGATATGGAAGGAATTATTTAATCCCGGAAGGCCTTGCGCTCCCTGCAACTGAAAGCAATCAGAAGAGATTCGAGAACATCATAAAAAATCTCCAGGATAAAAAAGGGAGGGTTCTAAAAGCTGCTGCAGATATTAAAGAAAAATTAGAAGAGATTTCACTTGTAATCAAGAAAAAAGCCGGTGTAGATGGAAAGCTTTTTGGCTCTGTGACCCATAAAGATGTAGCTGATGCAATAAAGGAGACTCTCGATGTTGAGATAAACAGAAAGAGTGTGAGAATAAATGAACCAATCAAGTCAACAGGCGTACATACCCTGGAAATCCATTTAGAGCAAAATATCACTGCCACTGTGAAGGTTGAAGTGGAAAAAAAGGATTAA
- the tgt gene encoding tRNA guanosine(34) transglycosylase Tgt: MKTIELLKESNHARLGIIRTKHGDIETPVFMPVGTQGTVKAITNKDLKETGVKIILANAYHLYLRPGDGLIKEMGGIQKFAGWDGPVLTDSGGYQIFSLGVLREISEDGVLFQSHIDGSKHFLSPEKVVDIQENIGADICMCLDECIPYPSSYEYTSASVGLTSRWAKRCLDAKIDDGLLLFGIIQGGFYKELRLQSARELVEMDFDGYALGGLSVGEPKSIMWDMVDAVIDLLPHDKPRYLMGLGFPEDIVEGVKKGIDMFDCVIPTRLARNGNLFTWNGRINIKNAKYARDESPVDEECNCYTCRTYSRAYLRHLLVSHELTSFYLNTLHNIYFYSAFLKKIREAIREGSFDTFYEEFKMKWKGGELQDEHSTCNG; this comes from the coding sequence ATGAAAACCATAGAGCTTTTAAAGGAAAGTAACCATGCAAGACTTGGCATTATCAGGACAAAGCATGGAGATATAGAAACACCGGTGTTTATGCCGGTAGGGACCCAGGGTACCGTTAAAGCTATTACCAATAAGGACCTGAAAGAAACCGGGGTTAAGATAATACTTGCAAATGCATATCATCTATATTTAAGACCCGGTGATGGTCTGATAAAAGAGATGGGCGGTATCCAAAAATTTGCAGGATGGGATGGACCGGTTCTCACGGACAGCGGGGGATATCAGATATTCAGCCTGGGTGTATTGCGTGAGATAAGTGAAGATGGTGTTTTATTCCAGTCCCATATTGACGGGTCAAAGCATTTTCTTTCTCCGGAAAAGGTAGTGGATATACAGGAGAATATCGGCGCAGATATATGTATGTGTTTAGATGAATGTATCCCCTACCCTTCATCGTATGAATATACAAGTGCTTCTGTCGGTTTAACCTCCCGATGGGCAAAAAGATGTTTGGATGCAAAAATAGATGATGGACTTTTATTGTTTGGAATTATTCAAGGCGGTTTTTATAAGGAATTGAGGCTGCAGTCAGCCCGTGAACTGGTTGAGATGGATTTTGATGGCTATGCCCTCGGCGGTTTAAGCGTCGGGGAGCCAAAGAGCATTATGTGGGATATGGTAGATGCGGTCATCGATCTGCTGCCGCATGATAAGCCAAGGTATCTTATGGGTCTTGGTTTTCCCGAAGATATTGTTGAAGGAGTAAAAAAAGGTATAGATATGTTTGACTGTGTTATTCCGACGAGACTTGCGAGAAACGGAAACCTTTTTACATGGAATGGGAGGATAAATATCAAAAACGCAAAATATGCACGGGACGAGAGCCCTGTCGATGAGGAATGCAACTGTTATACATGCAGGACATATTCCAGGGCATATCTAAGGCATCTTCTTGTATCCCATGAATTGACAAGTTTCTATTTGAATACACTCCACAATATCTATTTTTATTCTGCATTTTTAAAAAAGATACGGGAGGCTATCAGGGAAGGTTCCTTTGATACGTTTTATGAAGAGTTTAAAATGAAATGGAAGGGAGGTGAATTGCAAGATGAACATAGCACATGCAATGGGTAA
- the yajC gene encoding preprotein translocase subunit YajC, with protein MNIAHAMGNLGGSGQGGTQQWMGLLPLVLLFVVFYFLLIRPQQKRAKQQKMFIENLKKGDKVITSGGLYGTITGITDDTVTLEIADKIRVKVLKGAIANTAKGD; from the coding sequence ATGAACATAGCACATGCAATGGGTAATTTGGGAGGGTCCGGACAGGGAGGGACGCAGCAATGGATGGGTTTGCTGCCTCTTGTCCTTTTGTTTGTAGTCTTTTATTTTTTATTGATCAGACCGCAACAGAAACGGGCAAAGCAGCAAAAGATGTTTATTGAAAACTTGAAAAAAGGCGATAAAGTTATAACTTCAGGTGGTCTATATGGTACAATAACAGGTATTACAGACGACACAGTTACACTGGAAATTGCCGACAAGATCAGAGTAAAAGTATTAAAAGGCGCAATCGCAAATACAGCGAAAGGAGATTAA